The Phragmites australis chromosome 1, lpPhrAust1.1, whole genome shotgun sequence genomic interval GCGTCCGCAAAGGGAAGCACGATGTCATCAGCGATAATTACTGGGATGCagccgaacaccacagcctccACCAAACGGGGGCTCCATGGGGCCCAGCCCAGTGGGCACAAGCAGAAGACAGCACGCTGCATGTCCTCATAGTAGGTTGGTGGGTGGTCCGTCGAAATGTCGAACAGGGggttgttcttgaagttctCCCATACTGATGCACGGGCGCCCCTGCATTGCATATGGTAGGTGCATCAAGACTTTTGATTCAACATTAGTTAAGAATGCTTATCAGCTACATATTCTAGGTCCCTACCTTGCATAGTAACCACCCTCAGGATCATTTGCGGTATCATAGAATAAACCACGAAAATAGACAAAGATGGACCGAGGGGTCTCTGGGGGAACAAGGTGAGTTTTCATTTTCTGAGGAGGAGCATATGGCGGGATGGTGATGGAGCCTTCCTTGAGGCATACATGATCCTTCTGCCCAAAAGTCTGGACCAGTGTAGCACGGCGAAGCAATGGAAGGACTCCTCGCTCAATAGCCTTCTCTTCCTGAACAATACAAATTTTGAATGCACGTTAGATGGATGATGCTAGAAGCGCACATGAGTATAAGGATAATAGATGCTGTATGAGAAAATGACTAGGCTGGACATCCATGTACGAGTTTGAAGACTAACTGCGTTCTACAGGTCAGTAGAAATATATTGGATGATCAGCGTTGATGGCCCTACAACTCACCTGGTAATGGAAGCATGCACCAAAGTCATGTGGCACAACAAAGAAATGATCTGCTCCCTCCGTCCTGTTCCAGTAGGGCCAACGCTTGGAAACGAACTGTATTGCACTTCTCATTATTCGTGGAGACTTGAAGGGCAAGGGATGACCCCACGGGGTAAGATCACATGTCGTGTATACTGGGGTATAGAACCAATCAGCTTCTTCTGGATTTAAAGTCCGGATCGCACTCGACAATAGGAAGCGGTGCATGAAAATCTCTGCCGCAAACATGTGGCTGAGGCATCTAGAATCTTTGGCCACCATCTTCTTGTTGTACTTGGTGGGCAACTCGTAGACATATACCTTGAGCCTCCCAACAGGATCATCTTCCAGCACATCACCAGCACTTCCTGAAGTTTTATCATAATTGCAAGAAAATGTGAGGATTATGTACTGTAATACCACAATCCTAATTCAATGGATTCAAACAGGCTTTCAGAAGTCATTCTTCTTTCCCAGCAAAGCATAATCCTATACTACACTAACCAGGAGCCACAGCATAcaagttatgaattttgatgATCCGCATCAAAGCATAATCCAAACTACACTAACCAGTAGCCACACATACAAGTTATGAATATTGATGAGTCACAGCAAAGCATAATCCAAAGGTTACTAACCAGCAAGCAGAATTTGTTTTTAGTAAACCAGAAAGCAGAAATTTTTTTAGTAGGATGTAGCTAAATATCGAGGACTTCTGATGATCCCTAGCCGCTTTATGAAGTCCAGAAGCACACAGAGTTTTAATTAATGAACCCCAATCCAAAAGGATAGATAGTGCTAGCTAACAAAGTGTGGTAATTTCCGCTCCCTGAGGCGCCATTGCTTATTTACTAA includes:
- the LOC133927814 gene encoding probable glucuronosyltransferase Os01g0926600; protein product: MGAGRAPALALALALLVSCADVAVVTAQDTERIEGSAGDVLEDDPVGRLKVYVYELPTKYNKKMVAKDSRCLSHMFAAEIFMHRFLLSSAIRTLNPEEADWFYTPVYTTCDLTPWGHPLPFKSPRIMRSAIQFVSKRWPYWNRTEGADHFFVVPHDFGACFHYQEEKAIERGVLPLLRRATLVQTFGQKDHVCLKEGSITIPPYAPPQKMKTHLVPPETPRSIFVYFRGLFYDTANDPEGGYYARGARASVWENFKNNPLFDISTDHPPTYYEDMQRAVFCLCPLGWAPWSPRLVEAVVFGCIPVIIADDIVLPFADAIPWEEIGVFVAEDDVPKLDTILTSIPMEAILRKQRLLANPSMKQAMLFPQPAQPGDAFHQILNGLARKLPHGKDVFLKPGQKVLNWTEGPRGDLKPW